In a genomic window of Myxococcales bacterium:
- a CDS encoding peptidoglycan DD-metalloendopeptidase family protein — MTHSRTFVFLAAALACGACTTLVADDVTGPDDPAGDLGDELWDDDGPLPGDEASDAAEAVPDLYAVAPRFQVPFPCGQTWAGQTRTNHSPQSSVDFNRANDDGDPVAAAAAGTVTRVANAGSVSYGRWIEISHGNGYTTRYAHLSAQRVSVGQTVRQGQVIGNVGTTGGSTGPHLHYEQRHNGVAVRAAFDGAGALYFGTRNYKSVNACSGSAGVAGRVNTAGAPLTVRAGASTSTAALGSVADGTHVTIRCQQRGQSITGTYGTSTLWDNIGSGYIADAYVATGSDGQVAPTCP; from the coding sequence ATGACCCACTCGCGCACGTTCGTGTTCCTCGCCGCCGCGCTCGCGTGCGGCGCCTGCACCACCCTGGTCGCCGACGACGTCACCGGCCCCGACGACCCCGCCGGCGATCTCGGCGACGAGCTCTGGGACGACGACGGCCCGCTGCCTGGCGACGAGGCGTCAGACGCGGCCGAGGCCGTGCCGGATCTGTACGCGGTCGCGCCGCGGTTCCAGGTGCCGTTCCCGTGCGGCCAGACCTGGGCTGGCCAGACCCGCACCAACCACAGCCCCCAGAGCTCGGTCGACTTCAACCGCGCCAACGACGACGGCGATCCGGTCGCCGCGGCGGCCGCGGGCACGGTCACGCGCGTCGCCAACGCCGGCTCGGTCAGCTACGGCCGGTGGATCGAGATCAGCCACGGCAACGGCTACACCACCCGCTACGCCCACCTGTCGGCGCAGCGCGTCTCGGTCGGCCAGACCGTGCGCCAGGGCCAGGTCATCGGCAACGTCGGCACGACCGGCGGCTCGACCGGGCCGCACCTGCACTACGAGCAGCGCCACAACGGCGTCGCGGTCCGCGCCGCCTTCGACGGCGCCGGCGCGCTGTACTTCGGGACCCGCAACTACAAGAGCGTCAACGCGTGCAGCGGCAGCGCCGGCGTCGCCGGGCGCGTGAACACCGCGGGCGCGCCGCTGACCGTCCGCGCCGGCGCCAGCACGTCGACCGCCGCCCTCGGCTCGGTCGCCGACGGCACCCACGTCACGATCCGGTGCCAGCAGCGCGGCCAGTCGATCACCGGGACCTACGGCACGTCGACCCTGTGGGACAACATCGGCAGCGGCTACATCGCCGACGCGTACGTCGCGACCGGCTCCGACGGCCAGGTCGCGCCGACCTGCCCGTGA
- a CDS encoding PEGA domain-containing protein, with the protein MLGDAEVDDPRRVPGEHDVSGLEVAVDDAAIVGGLHAVGDDRAQSARGGLVEAADPAQPRGQGLAVDLLHDQVAAAGRGVAADVEHAHDRGVIDRPGPGGLGQRGGERGGGRVVVVAQELHRDRGAGAPVVRGVHRAGAAAAEQRAQRVVSDDELRHRGSRPTMARMRRAVASILVAAAVASVGGARADATETTALFHLDRGVAAFRAGDYLAARREFTIAHELVPDRANPSRWLALTAVQLGDCQAARASADDFLARVPAGDPRAAELERLRDLCLRTGALHVTTAPAGAVIHLDGAVVGPAPYHALAVTAGAHTVVADHPGRASVTRTVLVPAGGALAVELRLGRPARPLHRRWWFWPTVAGAAALTATAIVLASQPDDPAVLPPIRCDALGCRP; encoded by the coding sequence GTGCTTGGCGATGCCGAAGTCGACGATCCGCGGCGCGTCCCCGGCGAGCATGACGTTAGCGGGCTTGAGGTCGCGGTGGACGACGCCGCGATCGTGGGCGGCCTGCATGCCGTCGGCGATGACCGCGCCCAGTCGGCGCGCGGCGGCCTCGTCGAGGCGGCCGACCCGGCGCAGCCGCGCGGCCAGGGTCTCGCCGTCGATCTGCTCCATGACCAGGTAGCAGCGGCCGGTCGCGGGGTCGCAGCCGACGTCGAGCACGCGCACGACCGCGGGGTGATCGATCGCCCGGGGCCCGGCGGCCTCGGCCAGCGCGGCGGCGAGCGCGGCGGCGGGCGCGTCGTCGTCGTCGCGCAGGAGCTTCACCGCGACCGCGGCGCCGGTGCGCCGGTCGTGCGCGGCGTACACCGCGCTGGCGCCGCCGCGGCCGAGCAGCGCGCCCAGCGCGTAGTCTCCGACGACGAGTTGCGACATCGAGGGTCGCGACCTACTATGGCACGGATGCGCCGCGCGGTGGCCTCGATCCTCGTCGCCGCCGCGGTCGCCAGCGTCGGCGGCGCGCGCGCGGACGCGACCGAGACCACGGCGCTGTTCCACCTCGATCGCGGCGTCGCCGCGTTCCGCGCCGGCGACTACCTGGCCGCGCGCCGCGAGTTCACGATCGCGCACGAGCTGGTGCCCGACCGCGCCAACCCGTCCCGCTGGCTGGCGCTGACCGCGGTCCAGCTCGGCGACTGTCAGGCCGCGCGCGCGAGCGCCGACGACTTCCTCGCGCGGGTCCCGGCCGGCGACCCGCGGGCGGCCGAGCTCGAGCGGCTGCGCGACCTGTGCCTGCGCACCGGCGCGCTGCACGTCACGACCGCGCCGGCCGGCGCGGTGATCCACCTCGACGGCGCCGTGGTCGGGCCCGCGCCGTACCACGCGCTGGCCGTGACCGCGGGCGCGCACACCGTCGTCGCCGATCATCCGGGGCGGGCCTCGGTCACGCGCACGGTGCTGGTGCCGGCCGGCGGCGCGCTGGCGGTCGAGCTGCGCCTGGGCCGGCCGGCGCGCCCGCTGCACCGGCGCTGGTGGTTCTGGCCGACCGTGGCCGGCGCCGCGGCGCTGACCGCGACCGCGATCGTCCTGGCGAGCCAGCCCGACGACCCGGCCGTGTTGCCGCCGATCCGCTGCGACGCGCTCGGGTGCCGGCCGTGA